The Gossypium hirsutum isolate 1008001.06 chromosome D02, Gossypium_hirsutum_v2.1, whole genome shotgun sequence region CCCAACAACAAATTTTAGGATGTTTATTCCTATGGATTTAGTTTTCTCCTTATATATGGTTGACATTAGTTTGCTTTTACAGCAAGTTATGGAAACGCGTTGATATGCTGAAGTCAGAAGAACTTGCAAAAGGAATTCAAGATTGTGTGATGAAAATTGTTAAGCAAAGAGAAGACAAATTTGTGAATGGAGAAGCTGACAGCTTTGGCAATGATTTTTTAGGATTACTTGTAAATGCATATCATGATTCGGATGAAAATAACAGGCTTTCAATGGAAGACTTGGTAGATGAGTGCAAAACATTCTACTTTGCCGGACAAGAAACTGTTAATTCCTTACTTGCTTGGATAGTCTTGCTTTTACCAACTCACGGAGATTGGCAGGATAAAGCTAGAAGAGAGGTGATTGACATATTCGGTAACCGAAATCCAGATTCCAAAGGCATTTCTAAACTCAAAACTGTAAGTAAATTGTCAAATattcctatatattttttatctcaATCTCAAAGCTGGTGTTTCAATCACGTCTTGTTTATCGCAATCACAAATGTAACAAATATTATGTGTTTAGTAcatattctttaatttaatctgacCTATTCTTGTTTTGCAAACAGATTACTATGATTATTTATGAAACACTAAGATTGTATGGTCCATCAAATGGCTTGCAAAGAAGAGTTACAAGAAAAGTTCAGTTGGGAAAGCTAGTCTTGCCTGCTAATATAGATATTCTGGTTCAAAATATTGCACTTCACCATGAGCCTCACCAGTGGGGAGACGATTTACATCTTTTTAAACCAGAGAGATTTGAAGAAGGGATTGCCAAAGCTACCAACTACAATGCAGCTGCATTTTTTACCTTCGGATTGGGACCTCGATCTTGTATTGGTATGTCCTTTGCAATCACGGAAACTAAGGTTGCAATCTCCATGATTCTACAACGCTACACCATTACCCTCTCCCCTACCTATGTCCACTCACCAATGCCTATTCTCGCCATTCGACCACAACATGGAATTCAAGTAATACTTGAGTCACTGCATAACAATGCTTAAAGTACACAATAGCTAAGGGACTTGAGGTTTAACTCAATTTGTTTATGTATTCACCTTTAggtgttaaaatttaatatatgtgGCACTTTTAACATTAGTAACCCCTTCCTATTCCTATGCTATACCCTACTCAACGCAAAAACATGGTAAAACATGCaatccataaatatatatatatgtgtgtgtgtgtgtgtgtgtgtatgtgtgtttCAGTATTGTTgatcaatatataatttttactaGCTATGCCTTATTTCATTTGAATTGCAGTATTACATCCTAAAGCCTTTCCAGCAAGCAATAGCAGCAAGAATTAAACTAAGTTGTGAACATCGATACATTGTACGATAGGCTTGATCAAGAGCATTAGCCAAACAACAGCAGCAAACATATCCCATAGATGCCACTTGATATCAAACACCATAGATACCACTCGATATCAAGCACCACCATGAATTAAACATGGGTCTCCTCTTGATTCTAGGTTTAACGAACGACTCTGCCATGCCATTCCTCTCACAATTTACATGATGAAAAAGCACCGAACCAATCTCAATCACAATTCAATGAATGTCAGAAAAATACCCCGAAGCTTCCTGTTGGGGTTATCAGGACATAGAACAAGGAAGCAAGATGCATGAAatatttttacttgctcacaatCTTGCAGCAAGGGAGATTATGGCTGATAGCTCATTTTGCTCATTCATTCAACTagaaaacaatacatttataacCAAATACATCACTAAATACTGCCTACTACCACTAAGTAGCCTAGTAACTTGTTAACATTGCTTGTGCACATAAACAAGCCacctaaactagtcattcaacTACCTAAACACTTCAAGCTTTTATCAGcttgttcattttcaactaatttaATTACAATGTAACTAAACAAAAAACTTGTTAATGCAGCATGCACAAGAGCTGCAACATGCAAATAGCTTGCAtgcactttaaaaaaaatataacaacaGCATGGTTGGCCACTTTTCAACACTTCCATGGTCTTTCAGATTTGTTTTTTATACCAACAATCAGACCATTAGCGTAGCATCTTTTCGATTGGATAAAAAGAGCAAGAGTATGCTTAATTGCTGCAATTTCCGCAAGTCCATTATCTTACCTAAATTCTCCACGATCAATTATCTCGTTAAATTCTTTACTGCCTTCAATATTACCACTACAGTCTATTCTTTCGCTTCTATCTTGAACTACGTTAAAATCGCCCAGCACACCCAATTACCATTGTGAGAGCTTCTCAGGTCCAAGACCTTCTACCATAGCACTTTTTGATCAATTACAGAACACGAAGCATATAAATTTTGGATCCAACACTCAAAGAATCAATATCCCAGACGACCAAGAGACCTCTTGAGCGTCCAATTGAAGGGGAGAAAGAGAATCCAAAAACATCATAAGGCCACAAAGATCTAATCTTCTGATCCTTCACACTCACCATTTTACTTCCATGAAGACAGTTCGTGTCCAATTTATTAAGAACTACTGCTAGTCTCACCACTTTGTACTTAATTTTAGCACCAATACCCCTGATATTCCAAGATAGGATCGACATTTGGATCAAAGGCAATAAAGCCACAAAAAACACTAGCAAGcataaacacaaccaaaatttaaagaaaacagaAACCGATGAAAATACCAACCAAAAACCTGCAACACACCAGACCTGCAGCATATTGAATCGACATTCTTAACCAAGTTTCTATCGTTGCATTCTAAAGTAATCAACTTTACCTAGTCTTCACAATTCGCAGACAACCCCAAAAGCTTTCCCACATTCCAAGTTCCTTCGCCACTTGACTCAAGGTTCTTCGCCTATTCTGCAGATCTGAGTCAGTGAGAATCTGACTAGCAAATCTATCACTCTAGTTTGAGTTTTCCAACCCCTTCTTTTACTAGTTCTTATCCGCTCTTTCCCAAAAGATATCTTCAATGTCGTCGGTGGATTTCAACCTTCTCTCCTTCTTAGTAGCAACAACGACAATTTCCCAATCTAAAAGTTACCACATATGTCTTCACCTGGACTAGAAGAAGAGAACACCTTCTCCATAGCCCTCCTTGCATTATAGTCCACCAGGCAAGATTGGCCCACATCAGTATTCACCTCATTTTTGATCCATTCAACTTTGGGTCAGAAGGGAACCCATCTTGAATGTTCTCCCCATTTAAGTCAAAACGTTGTGTATCTTAAATAGTAATTGACTAAGATAAATCTTCATTTCTAGAAATTTTTTACCCAGCTGTACTAAAGCACCTCTGAGCATCCTCGTACAAAGATCTTTCTTTGGTTTCTATGCCGCCCGCATTTGACATCTCTAAGAACTGCTCATCGAGTGCATATCCTCTCTCTCTCCCCCCCTGTGCTCTCGTCATTTAGAATCTAAATCGCTATCTTCTCATTGTCATAGTAACGACTAGCTAACTCATCGGAACCGATATCGGTGAAGAAAGAAAAGGGGTCGAAGCTATAACACAACCGACAACTCAAGGACATCACTAAATTCCATTACTATGATGTCGAGAAAATTCAGCATATTTAATAATACAATgagatttatattatatattttcaatttttttaatactcATTTTGTACATTGTGATTGAATTGTTTAAATATATACgtacattcaaaatttttaaaattaactgtATCGAGGAGTGTTTATCACAATTTATTAATATGATACAgtacaaattttaaatatgtaaaatatcgTAGTTATACATATATGCAACAAATTTTATTCGAAGAAAAAATTTAACTACTAATTagattcatttaattattaattatgctgTCTATGAGACATGTTTCCTTTCCCTtaagaaatattaattaaataataaatttatcaagTGTACGATAGGTAAATAACTAACTACTTTTCAtaaattctcttttctttcaaGGGTGGTATTGAGAACTCTAATTGTTCTCTTATTTGTCTATTTCTTTCCACTTCTAGTGGCCAAAAGTAATTATTACTAATAAGATATCCAAGAATCAAGTAATAAGTGTCACAAttcacaatgcctagaactatctATAGTGATCTCTTCTCAATCCATAattaggaggataatgcacttcagcacACTTAAACCAACATActcctgcattgacaataatacttatactaatcgagttaagacttaATCGGTAAAACTTAAGTATAATTGAGTGACTGACGATGTTGCTTGTTCTTCCATAACACAATAatgattcttttattatttatgctcaattgattttttttccctgtcaatgctaataattttattttgtaataataCATTTCTAACAACCTAGGTCATTCATCCTAATACTATTCTCGCTCAAGCACAAGAGAATTCTGATATAATTTGGTGCATTAATATTAGTATCATCTCACCCTCAAAAACGTataaataatgactaaattatttCAAGCCTCCTCATTAATGGTAAGACATTACAGCACAGATATGATATTTTACCTTATCTACGAAGGAACAAAAGGAAAGATGACAACCATATCCCACTCAATTACCATTTAAATGCTTTGTTAAATATGGAAATCACAATAGAATAACTAAAGGAGCAACTGGATTCAGTGTTGAGAGAAGGAAAAATGAGTGGCTTGATGGAGCTTGTGATTCTTGTCGCGTGTTGTTTCTTCCTCGTAACTTTAATCAAGTTCCTTTACGATTATCTGTGGATACCTCTGCGTATACAGGATATACTGAATTCACAGGGAATCAAAGGACCTCCTATCAGATTCATCCATGGCAACAACAAGGAAATTGCCAAAACGAAACAAGAAGCATTAGGCAAACCTGTGGCCTGGACAGATGATTTATTTCCCAGACTACAGCCACATATTTACAGCTGGATCAACAGATATGGTAAGATCCATGCAGTTTTTTTTCACTAAGATTTATAACTCGTAGTTCTAAGAAAGAttgatcctttttctttttatgtgaTTAGGGAAGAACTTTGTTTATTGGGACGGTGCTCGAGCTGAATTGGTGATTTCTGAGCCTGAACTAGTTAAAGAGGTtttgaaaaatagtaaaaatatttttcaaaaagtgAAGCTTCCAGAAATTAGTAGGAAGCTCATGGGGAATGGGCTTGCGTTCACTGAGGGGGAAAAATGGGCAAAGTATCGAAAGCTAGCCAATCACACTTTCCATGGGGAAAGCCTAAAGGTAAATCCTCCAAATATATAAACTTGGTGTAATTAATTTACGAGAATTATACACACACTACAATATTTTAGTAAAGTTTTGTATTGTTTGCTAAGGATGAGTTTCTCATCGAAGTTAAGAAGTATcgtgaaaaaatatttttcaaaagtttgattATGTTTACCACATAAAAtgttagatataaattaaaaaagtaatttCATTGAAAGcattattccaaaaaaaaaaaacaaaataattattttttggctTTCTAGCTTAGAATAAAATCTAATTTGAATTCATGCATGGTTTTGTGTTGAAAAGTGTTTTCCATCGCTACTACTTACATATTGGAGGATTCTTTGGACAGAACATGACTCCAGCAATGATTgctgttgggaagaaaccgaacaaccgaaacaaagcgaaagcacaaccggtgttctttctctccttataactcctgtcaaaaaattatggcaagcacaatagcacaagatatgttctctagcaaccttaatcaaccacaaatcaactaatgcaaccacaacaaaaataaatagagacaccgatatttt contains the following coding sequences:
- the LOC107952654 gene encoding cytochrome P450 CYP749A22; protein product: MLKSEELAKGIQDCVMKIVKQREDKFVNGEADSFGNDFLGLLVNAYHDSDENNRLSMEDLVDECKTFYFAGQETVNSLLAWIVLLLPTHGDWQDKARREVIDIFGNRNPDSKGISKLKTITMIIYETLRLYGPSNGLQRRVTRKVQLGKLVLPANIDILVQNIALHHEPHQWGDDLHLFKPERFEEGIAKATNYNAAAFFTFGLGPRSCIGMSFAITETKVAISMILQRYTITLSPTYVHSPMPILAIRPQHGIQVILESLHNNA